The stretch of DNA CATCGGTATGGTTGACAGTCGCGGTACAGTCATGGGTATTAACCTCGCCGGAGAAACGGAGCGTCTGAAAACACTCCCCAACAGCGAGCAGGCATACGTGATCCGCAGGAAGGAATCGAACAGGCTTGTCCTCGCGGGAATCGATGAGCGCGGGGTTTATTACGCCGTTCAAACGCTCGAACAGCTCCTCGGAAACCGGTTCGACAGGGGTATGGTGACCATACCGCTTGCTGAGGTTACGGACTGGCCCGACCTGAAATACCGGGGAATGTGGGACGATACCTTTCCCGCCGATCAGATCGAATGGATGGCTTCCCTCAAGATGAACCTCGTCGACTGCCTTACGAATCTCACTGTCGATGAGGACGGCCACGGCAGGGTTACCGCGATACCATCGAAAGGGCCGACAGAGATCGAGGGCGTCGATTTCCCGACATTCTGCGCCAGGCATGCCGTGCACTTCGTTCCCATCATTCTCCACCTCAGTCACCTGGAACGCACGGGTATCTACAAGAAATATCCCGATCTCATAGGCCGCGGCGCAACGATCGATGACCGGTTCATCCCCCCCTGCGCAAACAGACCGGAACTCGCCGCCGTACTGGCCGACTGGATGGAAGCGCTGGCGGGACAACCCTCTGTCGACGAGATTTCCATATGGCTCAGCGAAGTCGAACAGCAGTGCGACTGCGAGGAATGCCGCAAGGCCGGACAGTATGTCATGGAAACGCGGGCGATTCTCAAGGCGTACGAGCGGGCTCGGGTGAAATACCCTAACCTTCGAATCCGTATACTGCTGACACAGGGCAGCTATCCGACCAACGAAAAGATTCTGGCGGAGATTCCCGGAGATGTCGGGGTCGTTTATTATCACGGCGAGAAAACGTACGATTCCTCCCGCGAGCCGATGATATATTTTCCGCTGCGTGAGTATGCGGCGCGCGGACGGATGCTGGGAGTCTGTCCGCAGCTCACCGTTTCCTGGGCAGTCGTGTGCCCGTGGAGTTCCCCCCAGTTTGTCAGGGCGCGGATGAACGAATATGTCGACAAAGGTTTGACCCTCCTGAGCGCCTATGCCACTCCGAACCTCATGCTGTACGAATTCAATATCGCCGCCGCAGCGGAGTGGTCATGGAACGCGCACGGCCGTTCCGAACGGGATTTTGCACTCGCATGGGTGACGCGCAGGGGAATGAAGAATCCCGGGGCCGCCGCTGATTGGGCTGTTCTTCTCGGCTCGGTATCGTGGGATATCTACGGTTCGGCGGTACCCTTCAACTTTGTGCCCGGTTTCGGAATTACCCGTCGCATGATCGAAAATCGTGTCAGACCGATACTCGGCGAAGATATGTTCCGGTATTTTCCCACGACCGGGGATTTCGACAGGGCGCTGGAAAAGTGTGACCGTGCGCTCGCGATTGCCCGTACCCTCGATGATCCGAAGATTCTCGAAGAAACGACGGTTGTCAGGGGATATATCGTGATGGCCCGTGAAATCTACGAGATAACGGAACGGATTTCAGGGGGTGTCGCTCCGGATGACAGCGTGCGGAAAGAGATTGAAATGCATCTCGAAAAACTCACCGGGGCATGCAGCGGCACCAACGATGCGTTGAAACGATGGGAAGCGCTTTTCGGTGAAGGTGCGGGCGGCGGACGGTTTACCGGCACGCTCAAACTGTCGGAAGACATCACGGCGATGATACGGGAATCGATACGCTGATTTGGTGTGCATGTGAAACAGGTATTTTTTCATCGCCTTATAAAAAATGAATTTTATTATGTGTCTGTTTTCGATATTATATCGTCATGAATTATGGTTTTTCACTATAACACACCTTTATATGAAAGGCGGATACCGTATGCATACAAAGCTTTTAAAATGTGCATTGATTGCCGGCACCCTGATCATGATTGTCTCCATGAATTCATTTGCTCAGAACCAGTCACCCGTGCGTATTGTATTCGATAAAAATTCACCGAGAATCGATATTGTCACCGGCAAACAGTTACCCAATTACACACAAGCCCAGCGGGGCAGTATTCAGTTCTACTACGGAAGGCTCGATAAACCCGAAGAAGGTTTCTGGTATTTCTTCGATGGCCGGAGCTTTCAGAACATCAAAAGTGTAGCGCTCATTCGGAAAATCCCTGCCCTGGGCGCATGGGCGATTCTCGGCGGCGGAGGATGGCAGGGTTCCGATAATACCGAGGTGCAAACCAATCCCATATCCATCTGTGAAATCGAGCACCATGCGGTTTCTTTCATTCCGATAAATCCTTCGACCAATAAACCCGATCCAAAGGTGTATGTGCTGCTCGACGATTTATACATGATTCAATGGAAAGACAACATCAATCACTGGGTGGCGAACAGATCACAGTCGGAACTGGATTCCCAGCAGGGTATTTTTTATTGACCGGGAAGCCCATGAACACCGTATGGGCATTTGTGCGGAATTTGAATTCATTCAGGAGAACATACATGGATATATCACACAAGCACTCGCGAAGAACCGTTCTGAAAACAGGAATTGCCGCCGCTGCGGCTGCGGCATTCACTCCTCCCGAAGCGAACGCTCTATTGCCTGAACCTGAGCCGAAGAAACCGGGAGAGCTCAAGATTGTCGGCGCGATGGGGCATGATTACAGGCTGGAATCAAGTATCCGGCCTGTCATGACCCATATAAAAAACGCCCGTGTCTGGTTTGCGCGGTGGTATGGTCCCATTACGCCCGAACTCCTCAGCGATACCGATCTGCTCATTACCTACTATGCCGGCGATTCCTTCGAATGGAGCCCGAGCGGTCTTGCCGACACCTCGGGAACAAAGAGAGCGAGCCTGTACAACGAGGAAAATATTGCGGCAATAAAGGATAATGTAATAAACCGCGGCATGGGCTGGATTGCAGTCCACAACACACCCTGGTTTACCGGCGATGAGCTCAATACCCTCCTCGGAGCCGATTGCCTGCTCCACCGTGAAATTCAGCCCGTTATCATCTGTAACCTCAATCAGAATCATCCCATCACTCAGGGCATCGAACCATTCATCATACAGCTCGACGAACAGTTCGGTTTATTCCTGAGGAATCCCGACGATCCCGATGTTACGGTGCTGTTCAGAAGCCAGGGGGTGCACGACAAACGCTGGACAATTCAGGGAATCTGCTCTCAACGGGGCAAAGGCAGAATTGTCACGCTGACTCCGGGACATTACGAATGGACATGGTACCAGGTTCAGTATCAGGAGATACTGTGGCGCGCCGCACACTGGTCGATGAACCTTGCTATCGAACCGTTTTTCAGGAATTTTGATAACTTTATCTGGTAGAAAAATCGACATGGAATATCGGTGATTGCCGGTAATCGGGGAAAAGTGACACGACAATCATTATAATCCATAATTACTAATATATTTTGGAGGTTACAATGGATTCAACCGATAAAGAAAGAAGACGGGGTGTTATCGGAGCCGGTCTTGCATCACTGGCTGCGGCCACGCTTTCAACTCAGGCCGCACATGCCGCCCTCAAGCCCAAAGCTCCCGGAGAAACGAAGGTTGTCGCAATTTTCGGTACGACCGCCTTGAATAACGGGATCGGGCATGAAATATGTGTCCGCAGGATATTCGAGTCAAAAAAGGACTGGCGGCTTATATTTGTCCGGGCAAACAAGTTTTTTACACCTTCGCTCATCAGCGATGCCGATCTTCTCATCACCTGCCGTGACGGGGGAGAGGACCCCATCGACCTGTGCGCCGAAAACGCGGGTGTGGCCGATGCGATTGTCCCGGGCGGGACTCTCTGGACCGATACGAATGTAAAGGCTGTCATCGACAATGTCAAAAACCGGGGCATGGGACTGCTCGCGCTCCATAATTCGGTCGCCGCCGGAAACAGGAAGTTCGTGGATTTCCTCGATGTCAAGGAGGAACTGCCGCACGAGTTCGAGCCCCTGTGGGTCACGCATGTGAACAGAGACCATCCGATAACGAAAGGGGTCGGAAAGTTCCTGATAGCACTCGACGAACAGTTTGCCGTTATTATCAAGTCCGAATCCACCGCGACTCTTTTCGAGACGACTGCGATCCACGAGAAACGTCAGACTGTGAGCGGATGGGCGCTGGAAAGCGGAAAAGGGAGAATCGTCGGTCTCCTGCCGGGAAGCACGGTTCATGCTTATCAGGCACCGGAATACCAGACGATTCTGTGGCGTGCCGCGCATTGGGCCATGAACCGTGAGATTCCGCAGTACCCGAATGCGAAAAACAGGTATTATTCATGATCTGTTGACGATATGAAGAAAGCATCCGGGAAATGTACTTTTCCGGATGCTTTTTTTACACATTACAACAAAAAACATGCCTGCTGAGAGGATAGAAGATACTGAAAAATGTCCTATATTTAACTTCAGTCCGTTCGGCAAATCAGGAGAGATGGATTTTCGGATTGCCGTAACGCACTTTCTCCGGTCAATTGCCTTTTAATACAAAAACGCCGCCCGGTTCGGGCGGCGTTTCGTGCTTATGGGGGGATATCTTTACTTGACGAGAAGCATTCGTCGGGTGACAACGGTCGAACCGGCTTCGATGCGGTAAATATACGCGCCGCTCGAATGGCCCATGCCATCCCACCTGACCGAGTATGTGCCCGGGACCATTGACGAATTATCGATCAGCGTATCGACCAGCTGGCCAGTTACATTATAGACTGACAGTTTGACCGGAGATGTTTCGGTGAGGCTGAAATTGATTGTCGTGGAGGGATTGAATGGATTGGGGAAATTCTGCGAAATCCGGATCGCTGCGGGGAGAGTATTCTCCTCGACCGCGACAACGGTGCCGGGTGCATGACTCAGAAAACCGTAATCGTCGAGCGCAGTCCAGCCGATCATCCAGTTGTCCTTGTCGAACGCGCCCTTGTAAGCGACCGTCTCAAAGAAACCGTCGTTCGGGATCGCCGCAAGGTTCTGATAGGCAGATCCGCTTGTGGCGGGACGCGGATCCATGGCGCCATTGGGCTGGCGAGTGATGAAGGTAAGCATCGGATCGGCGATGGCGTTGCCGTTTTGGGCGAGCATATTGGCTGTATAGGCGGCTTCTCCTGATTTAACCATTGATACGGCTTCAAATGTCGATCCTGCCTTTATGTTGAAAAGAACGTTGTTCTTCATCACGAGCGAACCGTCGGCTACGCGATCGACCGAGCCCTGGCCGGATGATGGTGTTTCGATGTAGAGGAGCTGACCGGACAGGTCGCCGATGATGTTGTTGGCCCAGGTACCAGCAGTGTTGTCGCGGAGGTGCATCCCGATCTTGGTTTCGGTTTCGGGTCCGTTCATGCCGGTACCGAGCAAGGTGCAGTTATACATCTGGGGGCGTGCCCATGGCTGGGCGTCCTCAGGCGCCACACCGCCGTCCTGCTCGGTGAGGGTGTCATTGCCTGTTCCCTCGCTCTGGATGGCGAAGCAGAACTGGAACTTGGAGCGGCAGCCTTCGTCCGTATCGAAGCAATCGTCCTCGCAGAAAGCCACCACAAAATGTTTCAGATTGACCGTGCCGCCGAAGATTTCGACACCGTCATCTTTCGATGCATACGATTCGACATAGTCAATTACGGTGTTATCGCCGACACCGCAGAGGGTGAGACCCTGCATTTCCTTGTTCGGTGCGAACACGATGCCGGTATGGCGGATTGAGATATATTTCAGGACGCCGGAATTGTCATGGTCGTCATCGCCGCCGTAATTGGTGAAGGTCCATGTTGTGGGCATGCCTTCCATGGTCTGGACCTTGTTGGCATTGTTGGTGGATGCCTTGCCGCAGAGCAGAACGCCGCCCCAGAAACCGGTTTCGAACGGGCCGACATCATCGGTGCTGTTAAGGTTGGTATCGTACTTGGTTGTGAAAATGATGGGGTGGTCGAGTGTACCGGCAGCGTTGATTTTGGCGCCCTGGCTGATGCAGAGAAAGCTCAGGCTTTCGAGCTGGCCGTCCTCGGCGCGGATAACCGTGCCCGGATCGATGGTGAGGGTATGGCCCGCGGTTACATAAACGGCACCGTTGAGAAGATAGTCGTTGTCGCTTGTCCAGTGGGTGTCCTTGTCGATGGGACCGGCATTAATGACGACTGTCTCGATCCCGCCGTGCTTGAGAAATCCGTACTTGTCGAGCGCGGTCCAGCCGATCATCCAGTTGTCCTTATCGAATGCGCCCTTGTAGGCAACCGTTTCGAAGAAACCGTCATTCGGGACAACAGCCATGTTCTGGTATGCCGGGCTTCCGGTTTTTGGCCTGGGATCGAGTTTGCCGTCCGGCTGTCGGGAGATATTGGCGAGCATCGGATCGGTGATTGCGTTGGCATTATTAGACAGCATGGTGGCTGTATAGGCGCTTTCGCCCGATTTCTTCATGCTGATCGCATCGAGCGTTGTCCCGGCTTTGATGTTGAAGAAGATGTTGTTTTTCAACACGAGCGATCCATCGGCTACGCGGTCCACGGAGCCCTGACCCGAGGACGGAGTTTCGATATAGAGGAGCTGACCGGAGAGGTCGCCGATGATATTGTTGGCCCAGGTGCCTGCGGTGTTGTCGCGGAGGTGCATACCGATCTTGGTCTCGGTTTCGGGCCCGTTCATGCCGGTACCGAGAAACGTGCAGTTATACATCTGGGGACGCGCCCATGGTTCGGCGTCTTCGGGCGCCACACCGCCGTCCTGTTCGGTCAGCGTGTCGTTGCCCGTTCCCAGGCTCTGGATGGCGAAGCAGAACTGGAACTTGGCGCGGCAGCCTTCATCCGTGTCGAAACAGTCGTCCTCGCAGAAAGCCACCACAAAGTGTTTCATATTGACCGTGCCGCCGAAGATTTCGACACCATCATCCTTCGAAGCATACGATTCGACATAGTCAATTACAGTGTTGTCGCCGACACCGCAGAGGGTAAGCCCCTGCATTTCCTTGTTCGGTGCGAACACGATGCCGGTATGGCGGATGGAGACGTACTTCATGATACCGGAATTGTCATGGTCGTCATCGCCGCCGTAATTGGTGAAGGTCCATGTTGTAGGCATGCCTTCCATGGTCTGGACCTTGTTGGCATTGTTGGTGGACGCCTTGCCGCAGAGGAGAACGCCGCCCCAGAAACCGGTCTCGAAGGGGCCGACATCGTCGGTACTGGCGAGGTCGGTGTCATACTTTGTCGTGAAAATGATGGGACGGTTTATAGTGCCGACCGCATTGATTTTAGCGCCCTGGCTGATGCAGAGAAAGCTCAGGCTTTCGAGCTGGCCGTCCTCGGCGCGGATGACCGTGCCCGGATCGATGGTGAGGGTATGGCCCGCGGTTACATAAACGGCGCCATTGAGAAGATAGTCATTATCGCTTGTCCAGTGGGTGTCCTTGTCGATGGGACCGGCGTTGACGGTGATGGTCGCCGCGTGGGAAAGTGTCGGTACCGCAAGCATTAGTACAATAAGAAGAAGACGAAACATGTATGACCTCCGTATGTATGGTGTATGTTGAAAACGTTCGAAAAACGATTTTTTTCCCGAGAATTTCACCTCCTTTGGGTTGTCGTGCAATCGATGGGTCGAACATTAAAGGCTGTAGGTTATGTTGACCGAATACGACCGTCCTTTGCCGGACCTGCTCCTGAAGAATTCCTCGCCCCGGTAATCCTGAACCTTCTTCTCCTCGGCGTCCAGCAGGTTTTTAGCTGACATTTTCAACCTGACATGGCTCGACAGGTTTTTTGAGAATGAATAGTTGAGAGTGGGAAAAGGCTTTTCGTACACATCGGGAGTTCCGCCGAGCGAGTTTTCGGAAAGCCGCCTGCCGTAAATGTTGTAAAACAAGGTGCTCGATACACCCATTCCCTGGTTGTCATAGGAAAAATCGAGGTTGAAAATATAGGGCGACTGACCCATGAACGGACGGGTGGTTCCGGCGTCGGGGTTGTATGCCCTGATGAAAACCATCTCCTCCTCGGGTATGTCCACGACGGATTTAACGAAGGTGCAGTTGGCTCCCACGGTGTAGTTTGCGAGAGATGAGTGCAGAAGGTCGAGCGCCGAGCGTGTCTCGAGCTCGAGCCCTGTCACTCTGGCCTCCTCTACATTGGAGAATGTAGTTTGTCCATCGTAATCGACGATTACCCGCTCGATGGGATTCTTCATGTCTTTTACGAACAGGCTTGCCGAGAGCACCTCTCCGGTCCGGAAGAACCATTCCCACCGGATATCGTAGTTGGTAATGAGCGTTCGCTTGAGATCGGGATTGCCGACCACGAAAGCTCCGGCGCCGAAATCGTAGGTGGCGTAGGGCGCCATTTCGCGAATGGTCGGACGGGCTACGGTTCTGCTCCAGGCGAGCCGGAGATTCATATCCGATATCAGTTCGTATACGAGATTGACCGAGGGGAGGGTGTCGTTGACTTTCACCGTGCCTTTGGTTTCGGGATTTTCCACCGACATGTCGGTCGCCTCGTACCTGAGACCGCCAATGAACCGGAGTTTCGAGGTCAGCCCGATATCGATCATGCCATAGCCGGTGTCGATATTCTGGTTGCCGTTGTAGAGCGAGGACGGGTATTTGAGTTCGATGATAGTGAGGCCGAAGACATAGGGCGTTTTTGTGCTGTCTATGAGCCCGAGGTGGCTTTCCGAAAAATAGTCCGCGCTGTCGCCGGTATAAATAATGTTCGTTTTATCGTCCGGCTTCTGGTATTCGAACTGGCGCTGGACAAAGGAGCGCTCTTTTCTCGATATCTGGCCGCCGAATTTGATGGAGTTTTTCTCTTCGTTTCTGAATTTGAACGGGACACTGATGTCGGCTCCGGTTTCGCCTGTCGATTCCGTCAGCTTGCGGAACGTTCTGGTCGGACGCTGAAAATAGTTATTATAGAGATTGTAATTGGGGTTATCGGGCTCTTCGGTGTTGTAGGTATAGGTAAAATACCGGAGATCGGGTTCGTTCTGGGATGTTTTAGACGAACTGTGGCGCCATTCGACACGTATCCCCGCTAATCCCGGGAATTTGTGGTCGCCGCTGAACTGGATTGTCCGCAGAAAGCGATCGTTGTAAGAAAGGACATTCGGCTCGAAGGTACGATCGACGGAGATATTCTCGCGGTAGGTTCCCGAAAGAATGCGAGCTGTCTTTTCGCCGTTCTGGCTCACCAGCGAATTGATTCCGATCTTGTGGTTCTCGTTAAAACGGTAGGCGAGATCGAGCAGCCCGCCCCACAATACATCTTCAGTACTCTTATAATCGGTAAGCTGCATGTATTCCGAAAGTTCCGGGGCTTTAGGGTCGGTGAGTTTCCAGAGCCCGACATAGCCGTCATCGTACGATACGAAACTGCGTGCATAACTGAGGCTTCCCAGAATACCCAGCGGACTGCCGAACAGCTTGTACTGGTTCCCGAGTGAGACGGCGTAACTCTGGTTGAGTCCCGCGTAGCCATTCGAGGGTTTCATGGTATTGTTGAATACCTTGCTGTAAGAGTCGAGCTCATATGCGAGGTCCTTGTCTCTGCGGGCGACGGTTGCGCGGGGAATCTCCACATCCGGATCTGCGAGAATACCGGGAATCTCAATCTTTTCGCCGGCAGTCCCCGTCCACGTGGTTCCGGCGTTGTAAGTCAGATAGTCGCCGGTGAGGTTGGACTGGGGATTGTACGAAGTACCGAGGGAAACGGTGAGGGTGGGCTTTTCGGGAAACGATTTGGTCTCGATGTTCACTGCGCCACCGGTAAAACTGCCCGGTTTGTCGGGTGTGAACGTTTTCTGGGTCACGATGTTCGAGATGAGATTCGAAGGAAAGAGGTCGACCTGAACAGTCTGGTTGTACTGGCTCGTGCTCGGGAGTTCCGACCCGTTGAGCTGAATATTCATGTAACGGTCGCCGAGGCCGCGGACAACGACGCTCTTGCCTTCCACCACCGTGGTGCCTGTCACCTGCTTCATGGCGTCCGCCACATTCGAACCTCCCGCCTTGGAGATCGCTTCGGCGCTGACAGCGTCGGTCACCGCTTCCGACTCCTGGCGCTCCTTGAGCACGGATGCCTCGGTTTCCTGAATCGCCCGCGCCTTGACCGTGACTTCTTTAACTTCGAAGGCTTCGGGATTGATGGTGATGGCGAGCGTCACCGTTTTATTTTTTCCGACGATTACGCTGTCGATCCGCGTCTCCGAATAACCCACCATACCGGCGATAACTGTGTAAGTCCCCACGGGGACGGAGGGGATGACGAACTTCCCTTCGATATCGCAGACGGCGCCGAGCCTGGTTCCATCGAGCCTGACCACCGCACCCACCATGTCCTCTCCCGTCGACCCATCCACCACGTTTCCGGTAATCGTCCCTTTTCCGATGTCTTGCGCCTGCAGGGAACAGGCGAAAGCGAGAACATACATGATACAGACCATATGAACAGTAAATAAATGTCGATTCATGAATAATCCTTTTTGATAAGGAAAAAAAAGTGTACAATTGGGGATTTACAGGTGCCCTGCCGTTATGATGGTGATAAAATAGAGAAGCACTGTTAGGGGTATATTACGCTTGGGATAGAATTCGGCTAAAATGGGTGGGCGTTTCGTCCCCTCGTGACATGGAGGACAGGACGCAGCCGGGGGATCAATGGCGGAATATCACAACAATTCCTGCATCAGACAGGTTCATTTCCTCCGTTCACGAACGGCTGCGGACCGTTAATGAACATCTCGTCGGATATTTCGATAAACGCATACTTGTCGGCAGAATTTTTTGCCTGTTTCTTCAGCTCGGCGAGTATGGTGAAAATCGTCTCTTTATCGCAGTGTTTACGATCTTTCGGAACAACCAGACAGCCGGCACTGACTTCAAGGAGGGGATATCTCTTTCTCCGCCCGTTTCTGTCGTTCGAGATGATGTAACCATTCCTCTGATGTTCCGGCCGATAGATGCTTTTAACATTCTCACGGAACTGATTGATAATATCCCGGACAAGCCCGTTGCTTTCCTCGAGCGAAACAGCCTCTAAATCGATTCCGATGAAGAAATCGTCACCGCCGATATGACCGATGAACATGTTTCGTCCGTTCTGAAACTTCCGCAGAATATCGGAAAAAAGGAGTATGGCTCTGTCACCCTGACGGAAACCGTACAGGTCGTTCAATGGTTTGAAATTATCGAAATCGAAATAGACGAAGAAATACCCGGCGGTGTTCAAATCGAGCGCCTGTGAGATGTAGCGGTTGATAGCGTTGTTTCCCGGAAGTTTTGTGAGAGGATTCTGCTCGCGCGCTTCGGCGATGTTCTTTTCGTTCAGCGCCATCAGAAGGGCATTGGCATCAAGAAAACCGACATAACGGCCGTTTTCGGACAGCAATATTCCATCACCGTTCGAATGGGTCGAAAAGAGCCCGAGAATCGTTTCCACCTGTGTCCGAATCTCGGACACAGGTATTTTCGTGATGAACTTCAGGATGTTTCCGGATGACTTGTTTTTCAGGATATCCTTTCCGTATGGCGAATATACGTAATCCTTGAGGTCCCGCTCGCGGATGACGCCAACCGGTTCACCGTTGCCGTTGATGACCGGGAAAAAATTGTGGTAATTTTTCCGGAAGCCTTCGAGCACGGTACACATGCTGGTATAATCGCCTTTTTCGTCGTGCAGGTTGATCGTCTTAATTTTCTGCATCTGGCTGATAATAATATCGTGGTCGGAGGAGGGCGACCGGTTGTCGTTAGTTGTGATGTCGGCGATGACGTTGTACTGTTTTTTAATCTCATCGAGAAAAAGGGTGGGCCGCTGGATGAAAAAACCCTGGACGTAATCGCACCCGAGCTTCTTGCACTCGAAAATCTCATCCGCGGTTTCCACTCCCTCGGCGATCACCGTTATTCCCATCGTATGGGCCA from bacterium encodes:
- a CDS encoding GGDEF domain-containing protein, giving the protein MLTECDNRVLSLDNLDESLRKKWKGFVESFDFAFQPIVNIYSGECYGLEALLRNYDAAGFSTIQDVFDAAYADSMLYYLDSLLKPKVLEKFTQIPFHKQIKILYNIDNRTLVTPEYMKGNSLTIIDRFHLHPGSFCYEISERHDCKTLVLNNIKVKDIKSMLRTTPNEIIRIAIDDFGVGFSGLELLYHSEPDIIKIDRFFIAGIAGDSRKKLCVETTVRMAHTMGITVIAEGVETADEIFECKKLGCDYVQGFFIQRPTLFLDEIKKQYNVIADITTNDNRSPSSDHDIIISQMQKIKTINLHDEKGDYTSMCTVLEGFRKNYHNFFPVINGNGEPVGVIRERDLKDYVYSPYGKDILKNKSSGNILKFITKIPVSEIRTQVETILGLFSTHSNGDGILLSENGRYVGFLDANALLMALNEKNIAEAREQNPLTKLPGNNAINRYISQALDLNTAGYFFVYFDFDNFKPLNDLYGFRQGDRAILLFSDILRKFQNGRNMFIGHIGGDDFFIGIDLEAVSLEESNGLVRDIINQFRENVKSIYRPEHQRNGYIISNDRNGRRKRYPLLEVSAGCLVVPKDRKHCDKETIFTILAELKKQAKNSADKYAFIEISDEMFINGPQPFVNGGNEPV